From a region of the Neobacillus niacini genome:
- a CDS encoding MFS transporter yields the protein MKRMLWVILMMSCGATFISSLFPLYSEYYHLNSLQITILFAIYAAILVPTLLIVGAKGSDWGLKRVLRFSVWISIASTLIFLGSFNVWMLYIARILEGVAYGAFTGTAVAFLIKVTSPNKMSTAIKLSGVTVLIGFGLGPAIAGLVLQYLHWQPLRLPFWFLLIMLISALLIMETLPKHDYLPGQKPAKTKISIGVPSNIRSHFWSFIGLPVFIGFTLQGIVLSLVPSFAKNVIHTSNLSVSGLLILLLLGGGALAQFIPWLSNPVTRIRLGLLFLVIGSWIIVISGQTASLMLLCTGIFFQAVGGGWVFQVTLRLAGQLPKPEERPRVITAFYLCGYSGFIVPIVGVGVLTQFFNLNLSLIVLNLFASLIIIYVLMYSVKFNRSYSITNSSVTT from the coding sequence ATGAAAAGAATGCTTTGGGTTATTCTTATGATGTCGTGTGGAGCAACGTTTATTTCATCGTTATTTCCTTTATACAGTGAGTATTATCATCTGAATAGTCTTCAAATTACCATCTTGTTTGCCATCTATGCTGCTATCCTGGTGCCCACATTGCTTATCGTAGGAGCCAAAGGCAGTGATTGGGGATTGAAAAGGGTGCTTCGTTTCAGTGTATGGATTTCAATCGCATCGACCTTGATTTTTCTGGGGAGTTTTAATGTCTGGATGCTTTATATAGCAAGGATATTAGAAGGCGTCGCATATGGAGCTTTTACGGGTACTGCTGTTGCATTTTTAATAAAAGTAACTTCTCCTAATAAAATGAGCACAGCGATCAAGTTATCAGGAGTAACGGTATTGATCGGTTTTGGCCTAGGACCAGCTATTGCAGGTTTAGTTTTGCAATATCTACATTGGCAGCCGCTTCGTTTACCATTTTGGTTTCTCCTTATCATGTTAATTAGCGCATTATTAATTATGGAAACCCTGCCAAAACATGATTACCTTCCTGGGCAGAAACCAGCTAAGACGAAGATCTCAATTGGTGTACCGAGCAATATTCGCTCCCATTTTTGGTCGTTTATCGGGCTGCCGGTTTTTATTGGTTTCACGCTACAAGGAATTGTGTTATCCCTAGTGCCTTCATTTGCTAAAAATGTTATTCATACTTCCAACCTCTCTGTCTCTGGATTGTTAATTTTGTTGCTTCTTGGTGGAGGGGCCTTGGCTCAGTTCATTCCTTGGCTAAGTAATCCGGTTACACGGATCCGTTTAGGATTACTATTCCTTGTTATTGGATCTTGGATCATTGTTATTTCTGGTCAGACAGCGAGTTTAATGTTGCTCTGTACCGGGATATTCTTTCAAGCTGTAGGCGGTGGATGGGTGTTTCAAGTTACTTTAAGGTTAGCCGGCCAATTACCGAAACCAGAAGAACGCCCCCGAGTTATTACGGCCTTTTATTTATGCGGCTACTCCGGATTTATTGTTCCGATTGTTGGTGTCGGAGTATTGACTCAATTTTTTAATTTGAACTTATCATTGATTGTGTTAAATTTATTTGCCTCACTTATCATTATCTATGTATTGATGTATTCTGTTAAATTTAATCGTTCCTATTCTATAACAAACAGCTCAGTAACAACCTAA
- a CDS encoding MFS transporter — translation MKRMLWVVLMMSCGATFISSLFPLYSEYYRLSSLEITILFAVYAAILLPTLFVVGARGNAWGLKRVLRFSIWISIVSTLLFLGSFNVWMLYAARILEGIAYGAFTGAASAFLLKQTSHDKVSTAVKLSGVTVNFGFGLGPAISGLIVQYVHFQPLRLPYWFLLVMLLSSLIFLEMLPKHEDSQAQKPAKTKISLGVPDNIRSHFWSFIGLPIFTLFTLGGIVFSLIPSFAKNVIHTDNLSIPGLLILVLLGGGALMQFFPWPRNPVTRMRIGILFLIIGSWVIVLSGQTASLFLLWAGICIQGIGAGWTFQVTLRFASQLPKPEERPRVISAFYLCAYSGFIVPVVGVGVLTQFFNLNFSLIVLNLFASLIVIYVLIYSVKFNRYYSKETAQ, via the coding sequence ATGAAAAGAATGCTATGGGTTGTTCTTATGATGTCGTGTGGAGCTACCTTTATTTCATCGTTATTTCCTTTGTACAGTGAGTATTATCGGCTGAGCAGTCTGGAAATCACCATTTTGTTTGCCGTTTATGCCGCTATCCTGCTGCCGACATTGTTTGTTGTGGGAGCCAGAGGGAATGCCTGGGGATTGAAAAGGGTTCTTCGCTTTAGTATATGGATTTCTATCGTGTCGACGTTGCTCTTTCTAGGGAGTTTCAACGTCTGGATGCTCTATGCGGCAAGGATTTTGGAAGGCATCGCTTATGGCGCTTTTACGGGTGCTGCCAGCGCCTTTTTATTAAAACAAACCTCTCATGATAAAGTGAGTACGGCAGTCAAGTTATCAGGAGTAACGGTAAACTTTGGTTTTGGCCTGGGCCCAGCCATTTCAGGTTTAATCGTGCAATATGTGCATTTTCAGCCACTTCGTTTGCCATATTGGTTTCTGCTCGTCATGTTATTGAGTTCATTAATATTTCTGGAAATGTTACCGAAGCACGAAGATTCCCAAGCTCAGAAACCGGCAAAAACTAAGATTTCGCTCGGTGTTCCCGACAATATTCGTTCCCATTTTTGGTCTTTTATCGGACTTCCGATCTTTACTCTTTTCACGTTAGGCGGAATTGTATTTTCTCTTATTCCTTCTTTCGCCAAGAACGTTATTCACACCGACAATCTCTCTATTCCCGGGTTGTTAATTCTGGTGCTTCTAGGCGGGGGGGCCTTGATGCAGTTCTTTCCTTGGCCGCGTAATCCCGTTACACGGATGCGTATAGGAATCCTGTTTCTTATCATTGGATCGTGGGTTATTGTTCTTTCTGGTCAAACAGCGAGTTTATTTTTGCTCTGGGCTGGCATATGTATTCAAGGAATTGGCGCCGGATGGACGTTTCAAGTTACTTTAAGGTTTGCCAGCCAGTTGCCGAAGCCGGAAGAACGTCCGCGAGTAATTTCGGCATTTTATTTATGCGCCTACTCCGGATTTATTGTTCCGGTGGTTGGTGTCGGAGTATTGACTCAATTTTTTAATTTGAACTTTTCGTTGATTGTGCTAAATTTGTTTGCCTCACTTATCGTTATCTATGTGTTGATTTATTCTGTGAAATTTAATCGTTACTATTCTAAAGAAACAGCCCAGTAA
- a CDS encoding NAD(P)H-dependent oxidoreductase, producing MKTLVIVTHPNIEESRVNKGWMEELQKQSDVTIHELYKAYPDENIDVSKEQQMVEAHDRIIFQFPLFWYSTPALLKKWFDSVLQYGWAYGPDGSKTAGKEIGVAVSTYGSEESYQATGSNRFTLQEILRPIEVTAHFISASYLPHFTLNDASNLSDERLAQSRIDYIHHIKTVKPVVIG from the coding sequence ATGAAAACATTAGTAATTGTGACTCACCCGAACATTGAAGAATCCCGCGTGAATAAAGGATGGATGGAGGAATTGCAAAAGCAAAGTGATGTTACAATTCATGAGTTATATAAGGCTTACCCAGATGAAAATATCGATGTTTCTAAAGAGCAGCAGATGGTTGAGGCACATGATCGGATTATTTTCCAATTTCCACTCTTTTGGTACAGCACGCCTGCATTACTAAAAAAATGGTTCGATTCCGTATTACAATACGGTTGGGCTTATGGGCCAGATGGCAGTAAAACAGCAGGTAAGGAAATTGGCGTAGCAGTCTCGACATATGGTTCTGAAGAATCGTATCAAGCAACTGGGTCCAATCGTTTTACACTGCAAGAAATATTGCGTCCGATTGAAGTGACTGCTCATTTTATCAGTGCTTCTTATCTGCCTCACTTTACGCTGAATGATGCATCTAACCTTTCCGATGAGCGATTGGCACAAAGTAGAATTGATTACATCCATCATATTAAAACTGTAAAGCCAGTGGTGATTGGTTAA
- a CDS encoding VanZ family protein gives MFYTIDSWYILLPAFILFLVTLFIGTRKKDYRVGQYFLLITFAIYLIAVIHLVFFPIEVWLGVNKSTEPLWLVILQKINFIPILTIDIPGFVLNIIMLLPFGMYLPLLNSKVLSAKKAAKYGFFLSLSIEVLQLTLEIALGSGRTADINDILANTLGAAVGFLIIKKLVKIKLFNVLVSKLSLAKAA, from the coding sequence ATGTTTTACACAATAGATTCATGGTATATTTTGCTTCCGGCTTTCATTCTCTTTTTAGTAACTCTTTTCATTGGAACCAGAAAAAAAGACTATCGAGTGGGACAATATTTTCTGTTAATAACATTTGCTATATACCTTATAGCAGTGATTCATTTAGTATTCTTTCCGATAGAGGTTTGGTTAGGAGTAAATAAATCGACGGAGCCATTGTGGCTAGTGATTTTGCAAAAAATAAATTTTATTCCTATCTTAACAATCGACATTCCAGGTTTTGTTTTAAACATCATTATGCTGCTGCCTTTTGGTATGTATTTACCGTTACTAAACAGTAAGGTACTCTCAGCAAAAAAAGCCGCAAAGTATGGTTTCTTCCTAAGCTTATCCATTGAAGTATTACAGTTAACACTGGAAATCGCATTGGGAAGCGGCAGAACCGCAGATATTAATGACATTCTTGCAAATACACTTGGGGCTGCAGTTGGATTTTTAATAATAAAGAAATTGGTAAAAATAAAACTATTCAACGTTTTGGTTTCTAAACTTTCATTAGCAAAAGCTGCATAA
- a CDS encoding GerAB/ArcD/ProY family transporter yields the protein MGNHVKESLTLSPYLLWFLLHGTQVGIAMLSFQRYIITGAEQDSWVSLLLVGISMHFITWIMFFVLKNANEGDVISLHQQLFGKWLGKCLTLGFYGYILLFLITEIRLYVEVLHVWVFPNTKIWIFSLMILMICIYLVSGGLRVVAGVCFFCIIIPSLLLLSLSVPLKYAHWTNFLPLFNHQFNDYAESAFHSLTLFSGVEFLLLLYPFIKNNEKSQKWAHISNVHTTILYLFITLVSFSYFNIQQLEHTIWPTLILSKIIQLPFLERFDSIYVYNWFLIIVARCCVPLWAGTRILRKTFGFKARPSLWITSTIVFICLIPLKGQKIIEKLDFLLSVTGGILLYGYIPFLFILILIINFFKKKHMVKIKGKH from the coding sequence ATGGGAAATCATGTAAAAGAAAGTTTAACATTATCTCCATATCTTCTTTGGTTTCTACTTCATGGCACACAAGTGGGGATTGCTATGCTAAGTTTTCAAAGATATATCATTACCGGAGCAGAACAGGATTCGTGGGTCTCTCTATTATTAGTAGGAATAAGTATGCATTTTATTACTTGGATCATGTTTTTTGTGCTGAAAAATGCGAATGAAGGGGATGTTATCTCCTTACACCAACAATTGTTTGGAAAATGGTTGGGCAAATGTCTGACTCTTGGTTTTTATGGCTATATACTCTTATTTCTCATAACTGAAATTCGTTTGTATGTAGAAGTTTTACATGTTTGGGTTTTTCCAAATACAAAGATTTGGATATTTTCGCTTATGATTTTAATGATTTGTATTTATCTTGTTTCCGGTGGACTTAGAGTGGTGGCTGGTGTTTGCTTTTTTTGTATCATTATTCCTTCCTTATTACTTTTATCGCTCTCTGTTCCTTTAAAATATGCGCATTGGACTAATTTCCTCCCGCTTTTTAACCATCAATTCAATGATTATGCCGAATCCGCCTTCCATTCGTTGACGTTATTCAGTGGAGTAGAATTTTTGCTTTTACTCTACCCTTTTATAAAAAACAACGAAAAATCACAAAAGTGGGCCCATATTAGTAATGTACATACCACGATTTTATATTTATTTATAACTTTAGTATCTTTTTCCTACTTTAACATTCAACAGTTAGAGCATACGATTTGGCCGACCCTAATACTGTCCAAAATCATTCAACTACCGTTCCTCGAAAGATTTGATTCCATCTATGTATATAATTGGTTCTTAATTATTGTAGCCCGATGCTGTGTCCCCTTATGGGCAGGGACACGAATATTAAGAAAAACATTCGGTTTCAAAGCTAGACCGTCATTATGGATTACAAGTACGATTGTGTTTATATGTTTAATTCCTTTAAAGGGGCAAAAAATTATAGAGAAGCTCGACTTTCTGTTATCCGTTACAGGAGGAATCCTGCTTTATGGCTACATCCCTTTCCTATTTATTTTGATACTCATCATTAATTTTTTTAAGAAAAAACATATGGTTAAAATTAAAGGGAAACATTAG
- the wrbA gene encoding NAD(P)H:quinone oxidoreductase, giving the protein MSIFQKLFKKETTQMSASKVNLAVIYYSSNGTNFQLAQWAAEGGLQAGADVKILKVPETAPESVIDGSPSWKAHLEATKQIPTVSLADLEWADAIIFSMPTRYGNLPAQMKQFIDTTGGLWAQGKTVNKVVSAMTSAQNPNAGQEQTILQLYTSMYHWGAIVAAPGFTDPSVFVAGGNPYGTSVTVDQNGAMKEDVRAAVEHQAKRTVSVAKAVKNGLGQ; this is encoded by the coding sequence ATGAGCATATTTCAAAAACTATTTAAAAAGGAGACGACACAAATGTCAGCATCAAAAGTAAATTTAGCAGTCATCTATTACAGTTCGAACGGAACTAACTTTCAATTGGCTCAATGGGCAGCGGAAGGAGGTCTTCAAGCTGGGGCAGATGTAAAAATTCTAAAGGTACCAGAAACTGCGCCAGAATCTGTTATTGATGGCAGTCCATCTTGGAAAGCTCATCTAGAAGCAACCAAACAAATCCCTACCGTATCTTTGGCAGACTTGGAATGGGCGGATGCGATCATCTTTAGTATGCCCACTCGATACGGTAATCTTCCAGCTCAAATGAAACAGTTCATCGATACGACAGGTGGTCTTTGGGCCCAAGGCAAAACGGTGAATAAAGTCGTGAGTGCCATGACTTCCGCTCAAAATCCGAATGCTGGACAGGAACAAACGATACTTCAGCTGTACACATCTATGTACCACTGGGGTGCGATTGTGGCAGCTCCCGGATTTACTGATCCATCGGTATTTGTTGCCGGAGGGAATCCATACGGTACAAGTGTAACAGTGGATCAAAATGGAGCGATGAAAGAAGACGTGCGCGCTGCTGTTGAACACCAAGCAAAACGCACCGTATCGGTTGCTAAAGCAGTGAAAAACGGTTTAGGACAATAA
- a CDS encoding TetR/AcrR family transcriptional regulator produces the protein MYRCKGERTKKFIIEQSSSLFNTIGYKSTSITEIMKATGLKKGGIFYHFDSKDDLAKASFSYSLMTLKENYLQAIKSKETANEQLEAFITIFMTLFNNDIIVGGCPLMNAAIEADDSNILIEDSIKEGFAGLINIIKGIIEFGMSQNEIDKHIDSEQMAVFILSSLEGALALSRLYKDKQFLEMVIMQIKGMLF, from the coding sequence ATATATCGTTGTAAAGGGGAACGAACGAAAAAATTTATTATTGAGCAATCATCATCTTTATTCAACACAATTGGCTATAAATCCACCTCTATCACTGAAATCATGAAGGCCACCGGATTAAAAAAAGGAGGGATATTTTACCACTTTGATAGTAAGGATGATTTAGCCAAAGCTTCGTTTTCATACTCGTTAATGACGCTAAAAGAAAATTATTTACAAGCAATTAAATCCAAGGAGACCGCAAACGAGCAACTTGAGGCTTTTATTACTATTTTTATGACATTGTTTAACAATGACATCATAGTGGGTGGATGTCCTTTAATGAATGCAGCCATTGAAGCTGATGACTCCAATATTTTAATTGAAGATTCCATTAAAGAAGGCTTTGCGGGCTTAATAAATATTATTAAAGGCATTATTGAGTTTGGAATGAGTCAAAATGAAATTGACAAACATATTGATTCTGAACAAATGGCGGTGTTCATTCTTTCTTCTCTAGAAGGTGCATTGGCCCTCAGCAGATTGTATAAGGATAAGCAATTTTTAGAGATGGTTATCATGCAGATAAAAGGCATGCTTTTCTAA
- a CDS encoding TetR/AcrR family transcriptional regulator: MNKGERTKKFIIEQSSSLFNTIGYKSTSIAEIMKATGLKKGGIFYHFDSKDDLAKASFSYSLMTLKENYLQAINSKETASEQFQAFTAMVITLWNNEIIVGGCPLMNAAIEADDSNILIEDSIKEGFGGLINIIKGIIELGKSQNEIDKHVDSEQMAVLILSSLEGALALSRLYKDKRYLDMVIMQVNAILF; encoded by the coding sequence GTGAATAAAGGGGAACGAACGAAAAAATTTATTATTGAGCAATCATCGTCTTTATTCAATACAATTGGCTATAAATCCACTTCTATCGCTGAAATCATGAAGGCCACCGGATTGAAAAAGGGAGGGATCTTTTACCACTTTGATAGTAAGGATGATTTAGCCAAAGCTTCGTTTTCCTACTCGTTAATGACACTAAAGGAAAATTATTTACAAGCGATTAACTCCAAGGAGACCGCAAGCGAGCAATTTCAGGCTTTTACTGCTATGGTTATAACGTTGTGGAACAATGAAATCATAGTAGGTGGATGCCCTTTAATGAATGCTGCCATTGAAGCTGATGATTCAAATATTTTGATCGAAGATTCCATTAAAGAAGGCTTTGGTGGCTTAATAAATATTATCAAAGGCATTATTGAGTTAGGAAAGAGTCAAAATGAAATTGATAAACATGTTGATTCTGAACAAATGGCGGTGTTAATTCTTTCTTCTCTGGAAGGTGCATTGGCACTCAGCAGATTGTATAAGGATAAACGATATTTAGACATGGTTATCATGCAGGTAAATGCTATTCTTTTCTAA
- a CDS encoding SDR family NAD(P)-dependent oxidoreductase: MGIQGKVVIITGGSSGLGKAIAIEMVNRGANVVLNGRNEQALAEAVKEIDPTGKQVRFVAGDIADPKIAQRLIDEGLAHYGRIDTLINNAGIFMSKPFTEYTEENFTTYLSTNVVGFFHVTQRAVDEMLKQGKGHILNITTSLVDQPSVNVPSVLASLTKGGLKAATKSLAIEYASRGIRVNAVSPGVIKTPMHPVETHDALAKLHPMGRMGEAHEIVEAVLYLDSANFVTGEILHVDGGGQNAGH; this comes from the coding sequence ATGGGTATTCAAGGAAAAGTAGTAATAATAACTGGCGGAAGCAGCGGTCTTGGGAAAGCTATAGCGATTGAGATGGTGAATCGAGGAGCGAATGTAGTTCTTAATGGACGCAATGAACAAGCATTGGCTGAGGCTGTAAAAGAAATCGATCCTACAGGAAAACAAGTTCGTTTTGTTGCTGGTGATATTGCAGATCCTAAGATCGCGCAGCGTCTAATCGACGAAGGTTTAGCTCACTATGGACGCATCGACACTCTAATAAATAATGCCGGAATCTTTATGTCTAAACCATTTACGGAGTATACAGAAGAGAACTTTACAACATATTTATCCACGAATGTCGTCGGCTTCTTCCACGTTACCCAACGCGCGGTGGATGAGATGCTGAAACAAGGAAAGGGACACATCCTTAACATCACGACGAGTCTGGTAGACCAACCTTCAGTTAACGTTCCTTCCGTACTTGCCTCATTGACGAAAGGCGGTCTGAAAGCTGCAACAAAATCCTTAGCAATTGAGTATGCTTCAAGAGGTATTCGTGTGAATGCAGTCTCACCAGGGGTAATTAAAACACCTATGCACCCTGTTGAAACACACGATGCTTTAGCTAAACTGCATCCTATGGGACGCATGGGTGAGGCGCATGAAATTGTCGAAGCAGTTTTATATCTAGATTCAGCCAACTTCGTAACTGGTGAGATCCTTCATGTTGATGGAGGTGGACAGAATGCTGGTCACTAA
- a CDS encoding SDR family NAD(P)-dependent oxidoreductase produces the protein MSKVWFITGTSTGFGRQFVEQLLQTDNKIIATARNIEAIADFKLKSPDNVHIVALDVTNRDQIQSAVQESIEIFGRIDIVVNNAGYGLFGMLEEYTDDQIRKQFDVNVFGMLDVIRATLPVFKKQKSGHYVNISSFLGTWSIPPYSIYAATKFAVEGFSKSMAVELAGFGIKTTIVEPSVYATEFFGHALQQTERKPEYASVYEAYNQGVSSMKIGDPAKGVKAIIEMINSENPPIHFPVGSFASYSIRDSFAKRIEEIAAWEKLSLDAD, from the coding sequence ATGAGTAAAGTATGGTTTATAACAGGAACTTCAACGGGATTCGGTCGACAATTTGTGGAGCAGTTACTCCAAACAGATAATAAAATTATCGCAACTGCGCGTAATATAGAAGCAATTGCTGATTTTAAGTTGAAATCACCTGACAATGTCCATATCGTTGCATTGGATGTCACCAATAGGGACCAAATCCAATCAGCAGTCCAAGAATCCATTGAAATATTTGGAAGGATCGATATTGTAGTAAACAATGCAGGTTACGGCCTTTTTGGAATGCTTGAAGAATATACAGATGATCAAATTAGAAAACAATTTGATGTCAACGTCTTTGGAATGCTGGATGTTATTCGCGCTACCCTCCCTGTCTTTAAGAAGCAAAAGTCAGGACACTACGTCAATATATCATCCTTTTTGGGAACTTGGTCAATTCCGCCGTACAGCATCTACGCAGCAACCAAATTTGCTGTAGAAGGTTTTTCGAAATCAATGGCAGTCGAGCTTGCAGGATTTGGCATTAAGACTACAATTGTTGAGCCAAGCGTATATGCAACTGAATTTTTTGGTCATGCGCTACAACAAACCGAGAGAAAGCCTGAATATGCATCTGTATATGAAGCATATAACCAGGGTGTTTCTTCCATGAAAATAGGCGATCCGGCTAAAGGTGTAAAGGCTATTATTGAAATGATCAACAGTGAGAATCCTCCGATTCATTTTCCGGTTGGGTCTTTCGCATCCTATAGTATTCGTGACTCATTTGCCAAAAGGATTGAAGAAATTGCTGCATGGGAAAAGTTATCGTTGGATGCGGATTAA
- a CDS encoding response regulator transcription factor, producing MSKSILVVDDDKEIAELIEVYLHNDGYTINKAQDGVQALDFLKKNQVDLIVLDVMMPKMDGLEFCKRVRKVNQVPILMVSAKVQDMDKIIGLMTGADDYMSKPFNPLELTARVKALLRRSSYQQPAVDNDLIQISSLEIDKHSHEVTANGRAIKLTAIEFDILYLLAKNRGRVFSSEEIFEKIWNEPGAGSNKTVMVHISNLRDKIEAALPGESIIQTVWGVGYKVDK from the coding sequence TTGAGTAAGTCAATACTTGTAGTCGATGATGATAAAGAAATTGCGGAGTTGATTGAAGTATACCTTCATAATGATGGCTATACCATCAATAAGGCACAAGATGGAGTTCAAGCACTTGATTTTTTGAAAAAGAATCAAGTCGATCTCATTGTTTTAGATGTTATGATGCCAAAAATGGATGGTTTAGAATTTTGTAAACGAGTTCGCAAAGTGAATCAGGTGCCTATTTTAATGGTAAGTGCAAAAGTACAAGATATGGATAAAATTATTGGATTAATGACAGGTGCCGATGATTATATGAGTAAGCCTTTCAACCCGTTGGAATTGACGGCAAGAGTGAAAGCATTACTTAGAAGATCCAGTTACCAGCAGCCGGCAGTGGACAATGATCTAATTCAAATTTCTTCACTAGAAATTGACAAACATAGTCATGAAGTAACGGCTAACGGAAGAGCAATAAAATTAACTGCCATTGAATTTGATATTTTATATTTACTAGCCAAGAATCGCGGAAGAGTTTTTAGCTCAGAAGAGATTTTTGAAAAGATATGGAATGAACCTGGGGCAGGATCGAATAAAACGGTTATGGTTCATATAAGTAACTTGCGAGATAAAATCGAAGCAGCTTTGCCTGGAGAATCGATTATTCAGACAGTCTGGGGGGTTGGCTATAAAGTTGATAAATAA
- a CDS encoding NIPSNAP family protein encodes MLYELRVYDVNPGKMRAIQDRFKDYVIDLFMKHDMKVTLFWEENDEANNRLYYVVEHSNMEMRNLNYDRFRNDPEWIELKRITELDGPLVNKQESIFMKNVSFFENK; translated from the coding sequence ATGTTGTATGAACTGCGAGTATATGATGTGAATCCTGGCAAGATGCGGGCAATACAAGACAGGTTCAAAGATTATGTTATCGACTTATTTATGAAGCATGATATGAAAGTGACGCTATTTTGGGAAGAGAATGATGAGGCAAATAACCGTCTTTATTATGTTGTCGAGCATTCCAATATGGAAATGCGTAACCTCAACTATGATCGTTTCCGCAACGATCCTGAATGGATAGAATTAAAAAGAATTACAGAACTTGATGGACCATTAGTGAACAAACAAGAAAGTATATTTATGAAAAACGTATCATTTTTCGAGAATAAATGA
- a CDS encoding tautomerase family protein: MPIVTIQVTREGTTPDRQSITTEEKAALIKGASELLLNVLNKPLEATFVVIEEVDTESWGWGGLPVLEYRQQLADKKK, translated from the coding sequence ATGCCAATCGTTACGATTCAAGTGACCCGTGAGGGCACAACACCAGATCGTCAGTCTATCACGACGGAAGAAAAAGCTGCACTCATTAAAGGGGCCAGCGAGCTACTGCTCAATGTGCTAAACAAACCCTTAGAAGCTACCTTCGTAGTTATCGAAGAGGTTGATACCGAGAGTTGGGGTTGGGGCGGACTGCCTGTGTTGGAGTATCGCCAGCAGCTTGCCGATAAGAAGAAGTAA
- a CDS encoding TetR/AcrR family transcriptional regulator: MNKNKNTAETILDTAQSIVQEFGFNGFSYAHIAKKVGIRTASIHYYFPNKEDLGEALIARYHKNFISAIAQIDTETQNNLEKLRKFIMLYGGPVQNYCTCMGVMLSTDLATLSGQTREGIAQLFTANLEWLERVLDQGRREGHLNFEGAADVQAHQFLASLQGAQLLARSFRDLNRFDLIAERLISALT; encoded by the coding sequence ATGAACAAAAATAAGAATACAGCAGAAACTATTTTGGATACTGCTCAGTCGATCGTGCAGGAGTTTGGGTTTAACGGATTCAGTTATGCACACATTGCAAAAAAAGTTGGGATACGTACTGCAAGTATTCATTACTATTTCCCGAATAAGGAGGATCTGGGAGAAGCGCTGATTGCACGGTATCACAAAAATTTTATTTCTGCAATCGCTCAAATCGATACTGAGACACAGAACAATTTGGAAAAACTGCGCAAATTCATTATGCTTTACGGTGGCCCTGTTCAAAATTATTGTACTTGCATGGGGGTCATGCTTTCAACTGACCTGGCTACTTTATCAGGTCAAACACGAGAAGGGATAGCTCAGTTATTCACCGCCAATTTAGAATGGTTGGAACGTGTGTTGGATCAGGGGCGGCGTGAAGGGCATCTAAACTTTGAAGGTGCCGCGGATGTGCAAGCCCATCAATTCCTTGCTTCGCTTCAAGGTGCGCAATTACTAGCAAGAAGCTTTCGGGATTTAAATAGATTTGATTTGATAGCCGAAAGATTAATATCCGCTTTAACTTAA